In Neisseria perflava, the DNA window CGGCGCGCGGAGGACAGCGAAGTTGGCTTCGTCAACGCGGCCTTTGTGTAATTGGTTGAGTTTGCCCAATTCGGTCAAGACGGAATGGCCGAGTTTGCGGCTGTCACGCAGGGTCGCGGTTTGGGTCATGTCCAAAATCGTGTTGTCGACATTGGGGTTGCCGCTGGTTTGTACGCCGCCGATGGCGTCGGCGTTGTTTTGGGTTTGGGCAAGGAATTTTGCCGCCGAGCTGGTCGCTCCTTTGGTATTGAGCATATATACGCCGGTACCGCGAGCGGACGGGCTGGTAAAGGCATCGGCGTGGATGGACACGAATACGTCGGCATTGCGTGCACGGCCTTTGGCAACGCGTACGCCCAATGGGATAAAGATGTCTTCGTTGCGCGTCATGAATACGTTGTAACCCAAGGCTTCGAGGCGTTTTTTGGTTTCGCGTGCAATGGAGAGTACAACGTTTTTTTCTTTGAGGCCGCTCGGGCCGATTGCGCCGGGGTCTTCGCCACCGTGACCGGGGTCAATCATAATCACGGGACGGCGGTTGCCGCCGCTGCCGCGATTGTTTTTAGGGGCAGGGGTGTCGTATGCGATATTGGTATTCGGACGTTGTTTGGGGACATTGCCGTTGAGCAAGGCCATCATCGGGTCGTTGGCATCTGCGCCGTGCGGATAGAGGTCGATAACCAAGCGGTTTCTGAAGTTGCCGACGGGGGCGAGCGCAAAGACTTGCGGATGGGAGCTTTGTTTGAGGTCGATGACGATACGCACGGTATTGGGCGTATTTTGACC includes these proteins:
- a CDS encoding N-acetylmuramoyl-L-alanine amidase, yielding MVKLTRRHILRQGTGLFLTLTPVGAALAKPASPAQFLAVRIWPAHAYTRVTLESNHSMKYQHFMLDNPSRLVVDIQGAEINSVLQGISSKVLSNDPFIRSIRAGQNTPNTVRIVIDLKQSSHPQVFALAPVGNFRNRLVIDLYPHGADANDPMMALLNGNVPKQRPNTNIAYDTPAPKNNRGSGGNRRPVIMIDPGHGGEDPGAIGPSGLKEKNVVLSIARETKKRLEALGYNVFMTRNEDIFIPLGVRVAKGRARNADVFVSIHADAFTSPSARGTGVYMLNTKGATSSAAKFLAQTQNNADAIGGVQTSGNPNVDNTILDMTQTATLRDSRKLGHSVLTELGKLNQLHKGRVDEANFAVLRAPDVPSILVETAFLSNPTEERLLGSESFRQQCAQAIATGIQKYINTAVLRRG